The following are from one region of the Desulfovibrionales bacterium genome:
- a CDS encoding UPF0182 family protein, translating into MEKTRRLLIIAAVVAFLALIFGQTAAALYTDWLWFESLDFSLLFTRIFNIQALLGLVFGLVSGLLFYLNGVFAQRWGGPAVFGSGEYLQFSAMDRLSEKIPYLLKGASILIGVVMAFYGAAQWEAFLSFFYGVPFGKSDPLFGHDIGFYIFKLPFIEFLFGWLFRLLFVMFLAALGIFALRLQIVLSPQGVDFRLPAKRYLVLFGAPFFVIIAGYFFLARYDLLYASRGVVFGAGYADENGLLPALNVMVAISLGTAGAFFYNFFRYNVKAIYGTLAAFAGIYLLGIHIYPMALQRLVVLPNEIAKETPYLMRDIAATRAGYGITSVEERDLSAAASLTPDSLARNDLTIKNIRLWDHQPLLETYGQIQEIRTYYKFLSVDNDRYYINGEYRQVMLSPRELSYDDLPSRVWINEHQIYTHGYGLTLGVVNQVTREGLPALMIQDIPPVSKTNLKVDRPEIYFGEIDNDYVFVNTRLKEFDYPSGEQNVFARYEGRDGITINSVLDKALWAFRFGSLKILLSTDITPGSRILFDRDVYSRVKKLAPFLRIDRDPYMVISGGRLYWLIDGYTSSDLYPYSRRVKGGDNYIRNSVVAVVDAYNGNVEFFIKDAGDPIIRTYARIFPGVFKPLSAMDADLQNHLRYPHWLFRTQASIYATYHMTEPQAFYNKEDLWEIPGSLRAENIQMEPYYTIMRLPGENKEEFILMTPFNPSKKDNLSAWMCAKCDPKEYGKLVVYRFPKQKLIYGPRQIESRINQEPEISRQLSLWDQRGSNVIPGTLLVIPVEESLIYVQPIYLKAETGQIPELKRIIVAYENSIAMEETLEQSLARVFGSGFSRTVQASASVPSAAEERPSELGESAWRHFESARRYLKEENWSAYGEELRKLGDVLKRLKEKK; encoded by the coding sequence GTGGAGAAAACAAGGCGTCTTCTTATTATAGCGGCAGTGGTCGCATTCCTGGCCCTGATCTTTGGGCAGACGGCGGCAGCCCTTTATACGGACTGGTTGTGGTTTGAGTCCCTCGATTTTTCTCTGCTCTTTACCCGGATATTCAACATCCAGGCCCTGTTGGGGCTGGTCTTTGGTCTGGTCTCCGGCCTGCTGTTTTATCTGAACGGGGTTTTTGCTCAGCGCTGGGGCGGACCGGCGGTCTTTGGCTCCGGTGAGTATCTACAGTTTTCGGCCATGGATCGCCTGTCAGAAAAGATCCCCTATCTTTTGAAAGGCGCGTCCATTCTGATAGGTGTAGTAATGGCCTTTTATGGGGCGGCTCAGTGGGAGGCTTTTCTCAGTTTCTTTTACGGAGTCCCATTCGGCAAGAGCGACCCGCTTTTTGGACATGATATCGGATTTTATATCTTTAAGTTGCCGTTTATCGAATTTTTGTTCGGGTGGCTGTTCAGACTCCTGTTTGTAATGTTTTTAGCTGCCCTGGGAATCTTCGCCCTCCGCCTGCAGATTGTGCTGTCGCCGCAAGGCGTCGATTTCCGGCTGCCGGCCAAGAGATATCTGGTCCTGTTTGGCGCGCCGTTTTTTGTTATTATAGCCGGTTATTTTTTCCTGGCACGGTACGACTTGCTCTATGCAAGCCGCGGCGTCGTCTTCGGGGCCGGTTATGCAGATGAAAACGGGCTTCTTCCGGCCTTGAATGTAATGGTCGCGATTTCCCTGGGCACAGCCGGCGCTTTCTTTTACAACTTCTTTCGCTATAATGTTAAGGCCATCTACGGCACGCTGGCCGCCTTTGCCGGCATCTACCTCCTCGGTATCCACATCTACCCCATGGCCCTCCAGCGCCTGGTGGTGTTGCCGAACGAGATAGCCAAGGAAACCCCATACCTCATGCGTGATATAGCGGCTACGCGCGCCGGGTACGGCATTACGAGTGTCGAGGAGCGTGACCTTTCCGCCGCCGCATCCTTGACGCCGGACAGCCTGGCCAGAAACGACCTGACCATCAAGAACATACGGCTCTGGGATCACCAGCCTTTGCTTGAGACGTATGGCCAGATACAGGAGATACGGACTTATTACAAGTTCCTGTCTGTGGATAATGACCGCTACTATATAAACGGCGAATACCGTCAGGTCATGCTTTCGCCGCGGGAGCTTTCCTATGACGATCTCCCCAGCCGGGTGTGGATTAACGAGCACCAGATTTATACCCACGGTTATGGGCTGACCCTGGGCGTGGTTAATCAGGTGACCCGGGAGGGGCTGCCGGCGCTCATGATTCAGGATATCCCGCCGGTTTCCAAGACCAATCTCAAGGTGGACAGGCCTGAGATATACTTCGGAGAGATTGATAACGACTATGTCTTTGTCAATACCAGGCTTAAGGAATTTGATTATCCTTCCGGGGAACAAAATGTATTCGCCCGCTACGAGGGCAGGGACGGGATCACAATAAATTCAGTATTGGACAAGGCCTTGTGGGCGTTTCGGTTTGGTTCTTTGAAGATACTTCTTTCCACGGATATAACACCCGGAAGCCGCATTCTGTTTGACCGCGATGTCTATTCGCGGGTAAAAAAACTGGCCCCTTTCCTCCGGATAGATCGTGACCCATATATGGTAATTTCCGGCGGCAGGCTTTATTGGCTTATAGACGGTTATACCTCTTCCGATCTGTATCCCTACTCCAGACGGGTGAAAGGCGGAGATAATTATATACGCAACTCGGTAGTGGCCGTGGTCGATGCTTACAATGGGAATGTGGAATTTTTTATCAAGGATGCCGGCGACCCGATAATTCGCACCTATGCCAGGATATTCCCCGGTGTATTCAAGCCTCTTTCCGCCATGGATGCCGATCTTCAGAATCATCTCCGCTATCCGCACTGGTTGTTCCGCACCCAGGCAAGCATATATGCCACATATCACATGACAGAGCCCCAGGCCTTTTACAACAAGGAGGATCTGTGGGAAATACCGGGCAGCTTACGCGCCGAGAATATCCAGATGGAGCCTTATTATACCATCATGCGGCTTCCGGGCGAGAACAAAGAAGAGTTCATCCTCATGACGCCGTTTAATCCCAGTAAGAAAGATAACCTGTCCGCCTGGATGTGCGCCAAATGCGATCCCAAAGAGTATGGAAAGTTGGTAGTTTATCGATTTCCCAAACAGAAACTCATATACGGACCACGACAAATCGAGTCCAGAATCAATCAGGAGCCGGAGATTTCCCGGCAGCTTTCGCTTTGGGATCAGCGAGGCTCAAACGTTATCCCCGGGACGCTTCTGGTTATTCCCGTCGAGGAGTCATTGATCTATGTGCAGCCCATATATCTCAAGGCCGAAACCGGACAGATACCTGAATTAAAGCGTATTATCGTAGCCTACGAAAACTCTATAGCGATGGAAGAGACACTGGAGCAATCTCTGGCCAGGGTCTTTGGATCGGGATTTTCCAGGACAGTCCAGGCGTCGGCATCCGTCCCGTCCGCAGCCGAAGAGCGGCCTTCTGAGCTTGGGGAGTCGGCCTGGCGTCATTTTGAAAGCGCCCGGCGCTATCTGAAAGAGGAAAATTGGTCCGCCTACGGTGAAGAACTAAGGAAATTGGGGGATGTGCTGAAAAGGCTCAAGGAGAAGAAATAA
- a CDS encoding cysteine desulfurase family protein codes for MIYLDYNATTPVDREVAAAMLPFMEEKWGNPGSSHQMGREARAAVETARGQVAGLLGCRPQEVVFTSGGTESNNAVLKGVAHALRKKGKHIITSGIEHPSILQPAIFLMENGWEATFLPVDSYGMVDPDDVRRALRKDTVLVSIMHANNETGTIQPVAEIGAMAREHGVYSHSDAAQSVGKVETYVEDMGVDFLTVAGHKVYAPKGIGALYIREGAALEPLLHGAGQEGGRRAGTENVVLAVALGAACAVAARRLHDEAGRQRRLRDQLFEKIASEIPDAVLNGHKDKRLPNTLNIAFPGLSGGEILDGIPGLCASTGAACHDRSVTLSHVLAAMGVSREVGMGAIRLTVGRYTTEEEIYRAVSWIVAAVKKTKKRSY; via the coding sequence TTGATCTACCTTGACTACAACGCCACTACCCCGGTTGACCGCGAAGTAGCTGCGGCCATGCTGCCCTTTATGGAAGAGAAATGGGGCAATCCCGGCAGTTCGCACCAAATGGGCCGGGAGGCCCGGGCGGCGGTGGAAACTGCCAGGGGTCAGGTTGCCGGCCTCCTTGGGTGCAGGCCGCAAGAAGTGGTTTTTACCAGTGGGGGTACGGAATCCAATAACGCCGTATTGAAGGGCGTAGCTCACGCCCTGCGCAAGAAGGGAAAGCATATCATTACCTCGGGGATTGAGCACCCTTCCATCCTGCAGCCGGCTATTTTTTTGATGGAGAATGGCTGGGAAGCCACCTTTCTTCCCGTAGATAGCTATGGCATGGTTGATCCGGATGATGTCCGCCGGGCGCTACGCAAGGACACCGTTCTGGTCAGTATCATGCACGCCAACAATGAGACCGGAACTATCCAGCCCGTGGCTGAGATAGGGGCGATGGCGCGGGAGCATGGTGTTTACTCCCATAGTGATGCCGCGCAGTCCGTAGGAAAGGTCGAGACTTACGTTGAAGATATGGGCGTAGATTTTCTGACCGTAGCCGGCCACAAGGTTTATGCGCCTAAAGGGATCGGCGCCCTCTATATACGCGAGGGGGCCGCGCTGGAGCCGCTCCTGCATGGCGCGGGACAAGAAGGGGGCCGCCGCGCCGGCACGGAAAATGTTGTCCTGGCGGTGGCCCTGGGTGCGGCCTGCGCGGTTGCCGCCCGGCGGCTGCATGATGAGGCAGGCCGGCAAAGGAGACTGAGGGATCAACTCTTTGAAAAAATCGCCTCAGAGATTCCGGACGCAGTGCTCAACGGGCATAAGGATAAAAGACTCCCCAATACCCTGAATATCGCCTTCCCCGGCCTGTCCGGCGGGGAAATACTGGACGGTATCCCCGGTCTATGCGCCTCTACCGGCGCGGCCTGTCATGACCGTTCGGTTACCCTGTCACACGTCCTGGCCGCCATGGGGGTATCCAGGGAAGTTGGGATGGGGGCTATACGCCTGACCGTGGGCCGATATACAACCGAAGAGGAGATTTACCGGGCCGTTTCCTGGATCGTGGCCGCGGTCAAAAAAACAAAAAAAAGGAGCTATTAG
- a CDS encoding hydrogenase iron-sulfur subunit, producing MTSGFEPRILTFTCTGHPLDLMKRLRGRAPVDIRLVKVTCSYRIEPEIMLEPFLANFDGVLILECPPDYCRSRTETDSGAERFREITAVLAAAHIQTDRLCLDRIPAIKGRGLHDIAGKFTEKIISLGPLHLNKVAREKLRTLQNNLETKRIRGLVAAGLSQVNSRKTGKKRLCPSSGAARRDEYIKNWLSVLIEENPVTLTHISEVMDIDVEYISKYLLAMEKEQRIKIPAVLKKEISNLKFEI from the coding sequence GTGACATCCGGTTTTGAACCCCGCATACTGACTTTTACATGTACCGGCCATCCTTTGGACTTAATGAAACGCTTAAGAGGCCGGGCGCCGGTTGATATCCGCTTAGTCAAGGTGACTTGTTCATACCGGATTGAGCCGGAGATAATGCTGGAGCCGTTCCTGGCCAATTTTGACGGCGTCCTGATATTGGAATGCCCTCCGGATTACTGCCGCAGCCGGACAGAGACTGACTCCGGCGCTGAAAGATTCCGCGAGATAACCGCCGTACTTGCTGCGGCACACATACAAACAGACAGATTATGCCTTGACAGGATCCCGGCTATAAAAGGCAGAGGACTGCATGACATAGCCGGAAAATTTACAGAGAAGATAATATCCCTGGGTCCATTACATCTGAACAAAGTGGCCCGCGAAAAACTCAGAACGTTACAAAACAATCTTGAGACCAAAAGAATCCGGGGCCTTGTTGCCGCCGGGCTTAGTCAGGTGAACTCCAGGAAAACCGGAAAGAAAAGACTATGTCCATCCTCAGGGGCCGCCCGCCGGGACGAATACATCAAAAACTGGCTCTCCGTCCTCATCGAAGAAAACCCCGTAACCCTCACGCACATCAGTGAAGTAATGGATATTGACGTAGAGTATATATCCAAATACTTACTGGCCATGGAAAAGGAACAGCGTATCAAGATTCCAGCCGTGCTGAAAAAAGAAATTTCAAATCTCAAATTTGAGATTTGA